In the Ruminococcus sp. OA3 genome, one interval contains:
- the acpP gene encoding acyl carrier protein gives MFEKMKEIIAEQLNCDANTIFADTSFKDDLGADSLDLFELVMALEEEYSIEIPSEDLTDLLTVGDVVEYLKTKGVEE, from the coding sequence ATGTTTGAGAAAATGAAAGAGATTATTGCTGAACAATTAAATTGCGATGCCAATACGATTTTTGCGGATACATCATTTAAAGATGACCTGGGAGCTGATTCACTGGATTTGTTTGAACTGGTGATGGCACTTGAAGAGGAGTACTCGATTGAGATACCATCGGAGGATTTGACAGATCTGCTGACAGTCGGCGATGTAGTCGAATATTTAAAGACAAAAGGTGTGGAAGAATAA